In Miscanthus floridulus cultivar M001 chromosome 5, ASM1932011v1, whole genome shotgun sequence, one genomic interval encodes:
- the LOC136450706 gene encoding UDP-glucuronic acid decarboxylase 1-like: MKQLHKSSPTHAPSSAHAPAPKAAKPARPGPRSWIGYVLREQRLLFVLLGALIASTFFLLRPYLSLSPSSHLPDARPLFSFAARSGVPAGFRPPPHRVVVTGGAGFVGSHLVDRLLEQGDSVIVVDNFFTGRKENVAHHLRNPRFELLRHDVVEPILLEVDRIYHLACPASPVHYKYNPIKTIKTNVMGTLNMLGLAKRIGARFLLTSTSEVYGDPLEHPQKESYWGHVNPIGVRSCYDEGKRTAETLTMDYHRGGGVEVRIARIFNTYGPRMCLDDGRVVSNFVAQALRRQPMTVYGDGKQTRSFQYVSDLVAGLMALMESDHIGPFNLGNPGEFTMLELAQVVKETIDPMATIEFKPNTADDPHMRKPDITKAKQLLHWEPKVSLKEGLPLMVKDFRQRILDE, encoded by the exons ATGAAGCAGCTCCACAAGTCTTCCCCCACCCACGCGCCATCGTCGGCGCACGCGCCGGCTCCCAAGGCCGCCAAGCCGGCGCGCCCCGGCCCGCGCTCCTGGATCGGGTACGTCCTCCGCGAGCAGCGCCTCCTCTTCGTCCTCCTCGGCGCGCTCATCGcctccaccttcttcctcctccggccCTACCTGTCGCTCTCCCCGTCCTCCCACCTCCCCGACGCCCGCCCGCTCTTCTCCTTCGCCGCCCGCTCCGGCGTCCCCGCCGGCTTCCGCCCGCCGCCGCACCGCGTCGTCGTCACCGGCGGGGCAGGGTTCGTCGGCAGCCACCTCGTCGACCGGCTCCTGGAGCAGGGGGACAGCGTGATCGTGGTCGACAACTTCTTCACCGGCAGGAAGGAGAACGTTGCGCACCACCTCCGGAACCCCAGGTTCGAGCTGCTCCGCCACGATGTGGTCGAGCCAATCCTCCTTGAGGTCGACCGGATCTACCACCTCGCGTGCCCCGCGTCGCCCGTGCACTATAAGTATAACCCAATCAAGACGATC AAGACAAATGTCATGGGAACTTTGAATATGTTGGGTCTGGCAAAGCGAATTGGTGCAAGGTTTTTGTTGACTAGCACAAGTGAAGTTTATGGTGATCCCCTTGAGCATCCACAGAAGGAGTCATACTGGGGGCACGTTAATCCTATAG GTGTTAGGAGCTGTTATGATGAGGGGAAGAGAACAGCAGAGACTTTAACTATGGACTATCATCGTGGTGGTGGTGTTGAG GTGCGTATTGCACGCATTTTCAATACATATGGTCCTCGTATGTGCCTCGATGATGGCCGTGTCGTCAGCAATTTTGTTGCACAG GCACTGCGAAGACAACCGATGACAGTTTATGGTGACGGGAAACAAACTCGAAGTTTCCAATATGTTTCTGATCTG GTTGCTGGGTTGATGGCTCTAATGGAGAGTGATCATATTGGTCCTTTCAACTTGGGTAACCCAGGAGAGTTTACCATGTTGGAGCTAGCACAG GTTGTGAAGGAAACAATTGACCCAATGGCAACCATTGAATTCAAACCCAATACAGCTGATGATCCCCATATGAGAAAGCCAGATATCACCAAGGCTAAGCAACTGCTACATTGGGAGCCAAAGGTCTCTCTCAAAGAAGGCCTTCCGTTAATGGTAAAAGACTTCCGTCAAAGGATCTTGGATGAGTAA
- the LOC136450705 gene encoding dirigent protein 16-like has product MHGGAKMHAQSRTRILEQACTALALLLAMTSTVASARPARHSSPPPSHSSGQTITLYTTGVSPPKTTAPSTRYPVFTNQGPIGHSGSWLRALTRPDALRPGAVTVIDEQLRGRKELGLPLDGRLQGVLVTGLADNSSHMVAVKASFAGDGADDSLRFFGVRRDDQESHIAVVGGTGRYSDATGFAVVRVAGVPEMGGNVSSSRALSFSVHLK; this is encoded by the coding sequence ATGCACGGCGGGGCCAAGATGCACGCACAATCTCGCACTCGCATCCTCGAACAAGCCTGCACTGCTCTCGCGCTCCTACTCGCCATGACGAGCACGGTAGCCAGCGCCCGTCCGGCACGTCACAGTTCCCCACCCCCTTCCCACAGCTCCGGCCAGACGATCACGCTGTACACCACCGGCGTCTCACCGCCGAAAACCACAGCTCCTTCCACGCGGTACCCCGTCTTCACGAACCAGGGGCCAATCGGCCACTCCGGCAGCTGGCTGCGCGCCTTGACGAGGCCAGACGCACTCCGGCCCGGCGCGGTGACCGTGATCGACGAGCAGCTCCGCGGCAGGAAGGAGTTGGGGCTGCCTCTGGATGGGAGGCTGCAGGGCGTCCTCGTCACCGGCTTGGCTGACAACAGCAGCCACATGGTGGCCGTGAAGGCCTCGTTTGCCGGCGATGGCGCGGACGACAGCCTCAGGTTCTTCGGCGTCCGCCGCGACGATCAGGAGTCTCACATCGCGGTTGTCGGAGGGACGGGGCGGTACAGTGACGCCACCGGCTTTGCCGTTGTCAGAGTTGCTGGTGTACCAGAAATGGGTGGGAATGTCAGCTCGAGCAGAGCACTCAGTTTCAGTGTGCATCTCAAGTAA